The Borreliella mayonii genome has a segment encoding these proteins:
- a CDS encoding ABC transporter permease, with amino-acid sequence MTISKNVFSKFMLKFLNSSAFVSFFALFVGFLIVGLVVMGLGHSPFRMYFIILEIIFSSPKHLGYILSYAAPLIFTGLSIGISLKAGLFNIGVEGQFILGSIVALIASVFLDLPPILHVITVFVITFLASGSLGILIGYLKAKFNISEVISGIMFNWILFHLNNIILDFSFIKRDNSDFSKPIKESAYIDFLGSWKLSPEGLAYRSSHPFVNELLKAPLHFGIILGIIFAILIWFLLNKTIIGFKISATGSNIEASRCMGINVKVVLIFSMFLSAAVAGLAGAIQIMGVNKAIFKLSYMEGIGFNGIAASLMGNNSPIGIIFSSILFSILLYGSSRVQSLMGLPSSIVSLMMGIIVLVISASYFLNKIVLKGVKRVKYNNILD; translated from the coding sequence ATGACAATTAGTAAAAACGTATTCAGTAAATTTATGTTGAAGTTTTTAAATTCTTCAGCATTTGTTAGTTTTTTTGCCCTATTTGTTGGATTTTTAATTGTTGGGTTAGTGGTGATGGGGCTTGGGCATTCTCCTTTTAGAATGTATTTTATAATATTGGAGATTATATTTTCTTCTCCCAAACATTTAGGTTATATTTTAAGTTATGCAGCTCCTTTGATTTTTACAGGTCTTTCTATTGGCATTTCTTTAAAAGCAGGTCTTTTTAATATTGGGGTTGAAGGTCAGTTTATACTAGGATCTATTGTTGCTTTAATAGCATCAGTTTTCCTTGATTTGCCTCCAATTTTACATGTAATTACTGTTTTTGTTATTACTTTTTTAGCATCAGGTAGTTTGGGAATTTTAATTGGATATTTAAAAGCTAAATTCAATATTAGTGAAGTGATTTCAGGAATAATGTTTAATTGGATATTATTTCATTTAAATAATATAATTTTAGATTTTAGTTTTATTAAAAGAGATAATAGTGATTTTTCAAAGCCCATTAAAGAAAGTGCATATATTGATTTTTTAGGCTCTTGGAAGCTTTCACCAGAAGGGCTTGCTTATAGATCTTCTCATCCTTTTGTTAATGAGCTTTTAAAAGCGCCTCTTCATTTTGGAATAATTTTAGGTATAATTTTTGCTATTTTAATATGGTTTTTGCTTAATAAAACTATTATTGGATTTAAAATAAGTGCTACAGGAAGTAATATTGAAGCTTCAAGATGTATGGGAATTAATGTAAAGGTTGTGCTAATTTTTTCAATGTTTCTCTCAGCAGCTGTTGCAGGTCTTGCTGGTGCTATTCAGATTATGGGTGTTAATAAAGCTATATTTAAGCTTTCTTATATGGAAGGAATTGGTTTTAATGGGATAGCTGCTTCTTTGATGGGAAACAATTCGCCAATTGGCATAATATTTTCTAGCATTCTTTTTTCTATATTACTTTATGGAAGCAGCAGGGTTCAAAGTTTAATGGGCCTTCCATCTTCAATTGTATCTTTGATGATGGGAATAATTGTTCTTGTAATTTCTGCTAGCTATTTTTTAAATAAAATTGTTTTAAAAGGTGTTAAGCGTGTCAAATACAATAATATTCTTGATTAG
- a CDS encoding methyl-accepting chemotaxis protein — MKLKARMLLLVLILIAFFISILFFIFGMLINGKLVDQQFDLMINLIGNIKNSFNLYISSMEEKVRVSSMYFNSAEKFNGDSKIKSKRLGFISDQSEILIQTGSNMMVTNKEGEIVFTTAVKDNSDFGKSIGDREYFTKLKESQSIVYNSFVMLADPGSIEESLVKDISKIKNKKGQIPYILIGIPLRDFGTGDIFGYFMFFYSMDYIYRSFRGINFGILFSGRALAYDTTGRLLVHHTVLPGDVLTDISASYSNIIKKTSEDLLQKNKEISTVYYYDPNSSKKYVGISQKVLLNLSNNRFILLIRTSEDDFHYMSRVTSLILGISFAFTLLILAIATLYLVKKLGSSLNKILEYSERLASGNFTADFNFGKWDSVELYSLYEGLEQLRTNFSSVAKGVIENLDYLYENAIQIANASQNLSSGAVEQASTLEQMTANIEQISQGVSENTENASTTEKIAVNTNERTKEGHKSVVKAIEAMTVITEKIGIIDEITRQTNLLALNASIEAARVGEKGKGFEVVAAEVRKLADQSKESAREIIDIANRSLTVASRAGENFEQIVPGMEQTARLVKNISNESSKQSVQIEQFKNAIEQVSQLVQTTASSSEELSAMSEKMLESVKDLKESVDYFKIEK; from the coding sequence ATGAAGCTGAAAGCTAGGATGTTGCTACTTGTTCTTATTCTTATAGCATTCTTTATATCAATTCTGTTTTTTATTTTTGGAATGTTGATTAATGGTAAATTGGTAGATCAGCAGTTTGATCTTATGATAAATCTTATTGGAAACATTAAAAATTCTTTTAACCTTTATATTTCTTCAATGGAAGAGAAAGTTAGGGTTAGTTCTATGTATTTCAATTCTGCTGAAAAATTTAATGGGGATAGTAAAATTAAATCTAAAAGGCTAGGTTTTATTTCAGATCAATCTGAAATTCTTATTCAAACCGGTAGTAATATGATGGTTACAAACAAAGAAGGTGAAATAGTTTTTACTACGGCTGTTAAGGATAATAGTGATTTTGGTAAATCTATTGGCGATAGAGAATATTTTACAAAACTTAAAGAGTCTCAAAGCATTGTTTATAATTCCTTTGTCATGTTGGCAGATCCTGGGTCTATTGAGGAGTCTTTAGTTAAGGATATCTCCAAGATAAAAAATAAAAAAGGCCAGATTCCTTACATATTAATAGGTATACCATTAAGAGATTTTGGCACAGGCGATATTTTTGGTTATTTTATGTTTTTTTATTCAATGGATTATATATATAGGTCTTTTAGAGGAATTAATTTTGGAATACTCTTTAGCGGTCGTGCGCTAGCTTATGATACTACGGGTAGATTATTAGTTCATCATACAGTATTGCCAGGCGATGTTTTGACTGATATTAGTGCCTCTTATTCCAATATTATTAAGAAAACATCTGAAGATTTGTTACAAAAAAATAAAGAAATTTCAACCGTTTATTATTATGATCCTAATAGCAGTAAAAAATATGTGGGAATTAGTCAAAAGGTGTTATTAAACTTGTCTAATAATAGATTTATTCTTTTAATAAGAACCTCAGAAGATGATTTTCATTACATGTCGCGAGTTACATCTTTAATCTTAGGCATTAGTTTTGCATTTACATTGCTTATTCTTGCTATTGCAACTCTTTATCTTGTGAAAAAGTTGGGCTCTTCTTTGAATAAGATATTGGAATATTCTGAGCGACTTGCTTCTGGTAATTTTACTGCTGATTTTAATTTTGGTAAATGGGATAGTGTAGAGTTGTATAGCTTGTACGAAGGTCTTGAGCAATTGAGAACTAATTTTTCTTCAGTTGCAAAAGGAGTCATTGAAAATCTAGATTATCTTTATGAAAATGCTATTCAAATAGCAAATGCAAGCCAAAATTTAAGTTCTGGAGCTGTTGAGCAGGCCTCTACTTTAGAGCAAATGACAGCAAATATTGAGCAAATATCACAAGGTGTTTCTGAGAATACTGAAAATGCATCTACTACTGAAAAAATTGCTGTTAATACTAATGAAAGGACAAAAGAGGGGCATAAATCTGTTGTTAAAGCCATTGAGGCAATGACTGTTATTACTGAAAAAATTGGAATTATTGATGAGATAACAAGACAAACTAATTTGCTTGCTTTAAATGCCTCGATTGAAGCTGCTCGAGTAGGAGAAAAAGGCAAGGGGTTTGAAGTGGTGGCTGCTGAGGTTAGAAAGCTTGCGGATCAAAGCAAAGAATCAGCAAGAGAGATTATTGATATTGCAAACAGAAGCTTAACTGTTGCAAGTCGTGCTGGGGAAAATTTTGAACAAATAGTTCCTGGTATGGAGCAAACGGCCAGACTTGTGAAAAATATTTCTAATGAAAGTTCTAAGCAAAGCGTTCAAATAGAACAATTTAAAAATGCAATAGAGCAGGTTAGTCAGTTAGTCCAGACTACAGCTTCAAGCAGCGAAGAGCTTTCTGCAATGTCTGAAAAAATGTTAGAGAGTGTAAAAGATTTAAAAGAATCTGTTGATTACTTCAAGATCGAAAAGTAA
- a CDS encoding hydroxymethylglutaryl-CoA reductase, degradative: MELSKNFRHKSVLEKRQEIKSFLGLSFKDFFYNNANEDFLFNMIENYIGYLSFPIGIVKNLKINNKYYSLPIATEESSVVAALNFAAKILENADLRYSLDEVLGISQVYIKSGKDLSKIFVDLGDKIKTWIEPLLANMNRRGGGFRRLSTRYIKELGIQKLNLYIDTCDAMGANLLNSIAERVAEFIFLEFGYECVLKVLSNDIGEFTAKARFVLDFKHLLSGKEDSWNLAKKIELISSIGFYEEERAVTNNKGIMNGITGVCLSTFNDTRALEASVHKFASKSGKYLPLSKFYTTDNALVGEIEIPLQVGTKGGVISFAEASILSFRIMNVNSKSEFIGILSCVGLASNFAALRALAFNGIQKGHMRLHVDKILYLLKTKYNISDFEKYKLLLEMERMNIYSFDFAFKILKKIRSENASKV, from the coding sequence ATGGAACTTAGTAAAAATTTTAGACATAAAAGTGTTTTAGAAAAAAGGCAAGAGATAAAAAGTTTTTTGGGATTATCTTTTAAAGATTTTTTTTATAATAATGCCAATGAAGATTTTCTTTTTAATATGATAGAAAATTATATTGGATATTTATCTTTTCCTATTGGAATTGTAAAAAATTTGAAAATAAATAACAAATACTATTCTTTGCCAATTGCAACCGAAGAATCTTCTGTTGTTGCTGCCTTAAATTTTGCAGCAAAAATTCTTGAAAATGCTGATTTGAGGTATTCTTTGGATGAAGTTTTGGGAATTTCTCAAGTTTATATAAAATCGGGAAAAGATTTAAGTAAAATTTTTGTTGATCTTGGCGATAAAATCAAGACCTGGATTGAACCTCTTTTAGCCAATATGAATCGAAGGGGGGGTGGATTTAGAAGATTGTCAACTAGGTACATTAAAGAGCTTGGTATTCAAAAATTAAATCTTTATATTGATACTTGTGATGCTATGGGTGCTAATTTGTTAAACTCAATTGCAGAGCGTGTAGCAGAATTTATTTTTTTAGAATTTGGATATGAGTGTGTTTTAAAAGTTTTAAGCAATGATATTGGTGAATTTACAGCCAAAGCCCGTTTTGTTTTAGATTTTAAGCATTTGCTATCAGGTAAAGAGGATTCTTGGAATTTGGCTAAAAAAATTGAACTTATTTCTAGCATAGGTTTTTACGAAGAGGAGCGAGCTGTTACTAATAATAAAGGTATTATGAATGGAATTACAGGGGTATGTCTTTCAACTTTTAATGATACAAGAGCGCTTGAGGCCTCTGTTCATAAATTTGCTTCAAAAAGTGGTAAATATCTTCCCCTTAGTAAATTTTACACTACTGACAATGCTTTGGTTGGAGAAATTGAAATTCCTTTGCAAGTTGGAACTAAAGGCGGTGTTATATCTTTTGCTGAAGCTTCAATTTTAAGTTTTAGAATTATGAATGTAAATAGTAAAAGTGAATTTATTGGTATTCTTTCTTGTGTTGGACTTGCTAGTAATTTTGCAGCATTAAGGGCTCTTGCATTTAATGGGATTCAAAAAGGTCACATGAGATTGCATGTTGATAAAATACTCTACCTTTTAAAGACAAAATATAATATTTCTGATTTCGAGAAATACAAATTATTATTGGAAATGGAAAGAATGAATATTTATTCTTTTGATTTTGCTTTTAAAATTTTAAAGAAAATAAGGTCAGAAAATGCAAGTAAAGTGTAA
- the fni gene encoding type 2 isopentenyl-diphosphate Delta-isomerase, with the protein MGIEPNILENKKRHIEICLNKNDVKSGCNFLEFIKLKHNALSDLNFSEINTKEEIFGYNVSMPVFISSMTGGSKEGNNFNKSLVRIANYLKIPMGLGSFKLLFKYPEYIKDFTLKRYAYNIPLFANVGAVQIVEFGISKIAEMIKRLEVDAIIVHLNAGQELMNVNGERNFKGIRESIAKLSDFLNVPLIVKETGFGISPKDVKELFSLGVSYIDLAGSGGTNWILVEGMKSNNLNIASCFSDWGIPSIFTLLSVDDSLKANIFASGGYETGMDIAKGIALGARLIGVAAVVLRAFYDSGEDAVFSLFSDYEYVLKMSMFLSGSKSLSELRNNKYFLSSYLLSELGVFKQFYGT; encoded by the coding sequence ATGGGTATCGAGCCTAATATATTAGAAAATAAAAAAAGGCATATTGAGATTTGTTTAAATAAAAACGATGTTAAAAGTGGCTGCAATTTCTTAGAGTTTATTAAGCTAAAACATAATGCTCTTAGTGATCTTAATTTTTCTGAGATAAACACAAAAGAAGAGATATTCGGATACAATGTTAGCATGCCTGTTTTTATTTCTTCCATGACAGGAGGCAGTAAAGAGGGGAATAACTTTAATAAATCTTTAGTTAGAATTGCAAACTATTTAAAAATTCCTATGGGCTTAGGTTCTTTTAAGCTTTTGTTTAAGTATCCCGAGTACATAAAAGACTTTACTCTTAAGAGGTATGCTTATAATATTCCTTTGTTTGCCAATGTTGGCGCTGTTCAGATTGTTGAGTTTGGTATTTCTAAAATAGCTGAAATGATCAAGAGATTAGAAGTTGATGCAATTATTGTTCACCTTAATGCAGGACAAGAATTGATGAATGTTAATGGAGAGAGAAATTTTAAAGGAATAAGAGAATCAATAGCTAAATTGTCTGACTTTTTAAATGTCCCATTAATTGTCAAAGAGACAGGTTTTGGAATTTCGCCAAAAGACGTTAAGGAATTATTCAGCCTTGGAGTTTCTTATATTGATCTTGCGGGGAGTGGTGGAACTAATTGGATTTTAGTAGAAGGCATGAAGAGTAACAATCTAAACATTGCATCTTGTTTTTCTGATTGGGGTATTCCTTCTATTTTTACTTTACTTAGCGTTGATGATTCTCTAAAGGCTAATATTTTTGCATCTGGTGGATATGAGACGGGTATGGATATTGCTAAAGGCATTGCCCTTGGAGCTAGACTTATAGGTGTTGCAGCAGTTGTTCTTAGGGCTTTTTATGATTCAGGAGAAGATGCTGTATTTAGTCTTTTTTCTGATTATGAATATGTTTTAAAAATGTCTATGTTTTTAAGTGGAAGCAAAAGTTTATCAGAACTTAGAAATAATAAGTATTTTTTGAGTAGTTATTTGCTTTCTGAGCTTGGAGTCTTTAAGCAGTTTTATGGAACTTAG
- a CDS encoding methyl-accepting chemotaxis protein, translating to MLLKLKYRFVGFLLLFLIFILLLFSMIFNFVLCGYLEDYYKQLTRAQVRRAAFSTQSFLDTLYVIINGAASNLALETISEFAISENRGKDFSESELVDLRKNSKFVIDSVKVSKKYRQYLYNFMSNLKNDTFFEEFAFFDFEGRIIVSTRHENNMDFGHSEANTNYFKKAVEDYKQHQLKFIGWYSNLSEGISAEVAIRSKQSEKKAFAIIVPVYSPEDKLVCGYLAGYLLNDVLADSFDRFRFGFYKRGNFIYVDPNNIAVNPFEEYNETSRVSSKFLNVLKDVFSKPPLSSNVSTEVSVYTIDRIFLSEMEEECYYALLPISSKLGDKSGVLIARLPYKDIYGVISSLRFQYILYSVLGIVVLSLVLLIRIDKIISFRLNAIRVLVQDMVKGNLDKDYALDDDNVFDELGMLSLQVVKMKKAISVAIASVLRNISYVNKASLEVASSSQNLSSSALQQASALEEMSANVEQIASGVNMSANNSYETEQIALKTNENSHIGGKAVEESVIAMQDIVEKVSVIEEIARKTNLLALNAAIEAARAGDEGKGFAVVASEIRKLADLSKISALEIGELVEDNSRVATEAGVIFKEMLPEIEETANLVKKISEGSSKQSDQIAQFKMALDQVGEVVQSSASSSEQLSSMSDKMLEKSKELRKSVLFFKIKDSTIENLEEDDYDFRLMDCLENSFKDENKNLKSNGISTLNGSRHNNHSLDIESEPSVRTINKRVDPKKAIDIADKDLNFDDDFSEF from the coding sequence ATGTTGTTGAAGCTTAAATACAGGTTCGTTGGATTTTTATTATTGTTTTTAATTTTTATACTATTACTTTTTTCCATGATTTTTAATTTTGTTTTATGCGGTTATTTAGAAGATTATTATAAACAACTTACAAGAGCTCAAGTTAGAAGAGCAGCTTTTTCTACGCAATCTTTTTTAGACACCTTGTATGTCATAATAAATGGCGCAGCTTCTAATTTGGCGCTTGAAACCATATCAGAATTTGCAATTTCTGAGAATAGAGGAAAAGATTTCTCTGAGTCTGAATTGGTAGATTTAAGAAAAAATTCAAAATTTGTTATTGATTCTGTAAAGGTAAGTAAAAAATACCGACAATACTTATACAATTTTATGTCCAATCTTAAGAATGATACCTTTTTTGAAGAATTCGCTTTTTTTGATTTTGAAGGGAGAATAATTGTTAGCACAAGACATGAGAATAATATGGATTTTGGTCATTCTGAGGCTAATACCAATTATTTTAAAAAAGCTGTTGAGGATTATAAGCAACACCAATTAAAATTTATAGGCTGGTATTCAAATCTTTCTGAAGGAATATCTGCAGAAGTTGCTATTAGGTCTAAACAAAGCGAAAAAAAGGCTTTTGCAATAATTGTGCCTGTATACTCTCCAGAAGATAAACTTGTTTGTGGGTATTTGGCTGGATATCTGCTTAATGATGTTTTAGCAGATAGTTTTGATAGATTTAGATTCGGTTTTTATAAAAGAGGCAATTTTATTTATGTGGATCCTAATAATATAGCAGTTAATCCTTTTGAAGAATACAATGAAACTAGTAGAGTTAGTTCTAAATTTTTAAATGTTCTTAAAGATGTTTTTTCTAAGCCGCCTCTTTCATCAAATGTTTCTACTGAAGTGTCGGTTTACACTATTGATAGAATATTTTTATCCGAAATGGAAGAAGAGTGTTACTATGCACTGTTGCCCATAAGTAGTAAGTTAGGAGATAAGAGCGGGGTGCTTATTGCTCGACTTCCCTATAAAGATATTTATGGAGTAATATCTAGTCTAAGATTTCAATATATCTTATATTCTGTCTTAGGTATTGTTGTATTAAGCCTTGTTCTTTTAATAAGAATAGATAAGATTATTAGTTTCCGATTAAATGCAATTAGAGTTTTAGTTCAAGATATGGTTAAAGGGAATTTAGATAAAGATTATGCTCTTGATGATGATAATGTTTTTGACGAGCTTGGAATGTTGAGTCTTCAGGTTGTGAAAATGAAAAAGGCTATTTCTGTAGCGATTGCAAGTGTTTTGAGAAATATTAGCTATGTAAATAAGGCAAGTTTAGAAGTTGCCAGCTCAAGTCAAAATTTAAGTTCTAGTGCGTTACAGCAGGCATCTGCTCTTGAAGAAATGTCAGCTAATGTTGAGCAAATAGCCTCAGGTGTCAATATGAGCGCCAATAATTCTTATGAAACAGAACAAATAGCTTTAAAGACAAATGAAAATTCTCATATAGGTGGTAAGGCTGTAGAAGAATCTGTTATTGCTATGCAAGACATTGTAGAGAAAGTTAGCGTTATTGAAGAAATAGCCAGAAAGACCAATTTACTTGCTTTGAATGCAGCTATTGAAGCTGCAAGAGCGGGCGATGAAGGAAAAGGATTTGCTGTTGTGGCTAGCGAGATTAGAAAGTTAGCTGATCTAAGTAAAATTTCAGCTCTTGAGATTGGAGAGTTAGTTGAAGATAACTCTAGGGTAGCAACTGAAGCAGGGGTGATCTTTAAAGAAATGTTACCTGAAATTGAAGAAACAGCTAATCTTGTTAAAAAGATTTCAGAAGGCAGCTCTAAGCAGAGCGATCAGATTGCTCAATTTAAAATGGCTTTAGATCAGGTTGGAGAAGTTGTTCAGTCTTCAGCTTCAAGTAGTGAGCAACTTTCTAGCATGTCCGATAAAATGTTGGAGAAGTCTAAAGAGCTTAGAAAATCTGTATTGTTTTTCAAAATTAAAGATTCTACTATTGAGAATCTGGAAGAAGACGATTATGATTTCAGGTTAATGGATTGTCTTGAAAATTCTTTTAAAGATGAAAATAAAAATTTGAAAAGTAATGGAATTTCGACTTTAAATGGCAGTAGGCATAATAATCATTCTTTAGATATTGAGAGCGAGCCTTCTGTAAGAACTATTAATAAGCGAGTTGATCCTAAAAAAGCTATCGATATTGCTGATAAGGATTTAAATTTCGATGATGATTTTTCAGAGTTTTAG
- the mnmA gene encoding tRNA 2-thiouridine(34) synthase MnmA, whose protein sequence is MKIAVLLSGGVDSSVALYRIINKGYSNIKCYYLKIWVEDELSYIGNCPWQEDLNYVKAICNKFNVPYEIINFQKEYYNKVVSYTIEELKNGNTPSPDIFCNQRIKFGAFFEKINSQFDLVVTGHYAKIQRKESNFFLKQAKDKIKDQSYFLSHLSQKQMSKLYFPLGTLLKSEVRQIAKSINLPNKDRKDSQGICFLGKIKYNEFIKYHLGEKKGNIIEKETGKIIGIHNGYWFFTVGQRRGIKLSNGPWFVIEKDLEKNIIYISHNENYLKQAKRKFLVHEIHWINDKPSNFENFKIKIRHGEKKYSCKLKLIKNNLMEISLNKKDHGISPGQFAIFYKNTECLGGAKIFKIIE, encoded by the coding sequence ATGAAAATAGCCGTACTTTTATCTGGGGGAGTTGACAGCTCTGTTGCCCTTTATAGAATTATAAATAAAGGATATTCAAATATAAAATGCTACTATTTAAAAATTTGGGTTGAAGATGAACTGTCTTATATTGGAAACTGCCCTTGGCAAGAAGATTTAAATTATGTTAAAGCTATATGCAACAAATTTAATGTACCGTATGAAATAATAAACTTTCAAAAAGAATATTATAACAAAGTAGTAAGCTATACTATTGAAGAACTTAAAAATGGCAATACCCCAAGTCCAGATATTTTTTGTAATCAAAGAATAAAGTTTGGAGCATTTTTTGAGAAAATCAACAGCCAATTTGATTTAGTTGTAACAGGGCATTACGCCAAAATACAAAGAAAAGAAAGCAATTTTTTTTTAAAACAGGCAAAAGATAAAATTAAAGATCAAAGCTACTTTTTATCTCATCTCTCTCAAAAACAAATGTCAAAACTATACTTCCCCTTAGGCACATTGCTTAAAAGCGAAGTAAGACAAATAGCTAAAAGCATAAATTTACCCAACAAAGATAGAAAAGATAGTCAAGGTATTTGCTTTTTAGGAAAAATTAAATATAACGAATTTATCAAATATCATCTTGGCGAGAAAAAAGGAAATATAATTGAAAAAGAAACAGGGAAAATAATAGGAATTCACAATGGATATTGGTTTTTTACAGTTGGGCAAAGAAGAGGAATAAAGCTTAGTAACGGGCCATGGTTTGTCATAGAAAAAGACCTAGAAAAAAATATTATATACATCTCCCATAATGAAAATTATTTAAAACAAGCAAAACGCAAATTTTTAGTTCACGAAATACATTGGATAAACGACAAACCTTCAAATTTTGAAAATTTCAAAATTAAAATAAGACATGGCGAAAAAAAATACTCATGCAAATTAAAACTTATTAAAAATAACTTAATGGAAATTTCTTTAAATAAAAAAGATCATGGAATTTCTCCAGGGCAATTTGCAATTTTTTATAAAAATACAGAATGCCTAGGGGGTGCTAAAATTTTTAAAATCATAGAATAA
- a CDS encoding ABC transporter permease — translation MSNTIIFLISETLINSQTLILAGLGGLISEKSGIINIGLEGIMTIGAFSGATVAYFTNDPLFSIFAGGLAGLVLAILHAVFTIFLKSDQIITGMALNFLGPTIAIFISTLIFSSISTPPIEIKLPILFDGILNKTSFIYQIFGKRYSVYIAILGVVLFHIIFKYTKIGLRINASGENPEVLESVGVSVNKIRFFCVLLSGFLAGVSGAVLTTVVASSYVQGVTGGQGFIAIVMLIFGKWTPLGVLMGSFLFSFVKTLAIVLAQSPFLSLIMSPKMLIIAPYLIIVLSLIFFSKRNYAPKFLGIPYKKY, via the coding sequence GTGTCAAATACAATAATATTCTTGATTAGTGAAACTCTAATAAATTCTCAAACCTTAATTTTAGCTGGTCTTGGGGGTCTTATAAGCGAGAAAAGTGGAATTATTAATATTGGACTTGAAGGAATAATGACAATAGGAGCATTTTCAGGAGCTACGGTTGCATATTTTACAAATGATCCATTGTTTTCAATTTTTGCTGGCGGACTAGCGGGGCTTGTGCTTGCCATTTTGCACGCTGTTTTTACAATCTTTTTAAAATCAGATCAAATTATAACTGGAATGGCACTTAATTTTTTAGGACCTACTATTGCTATTTTTATAAGTACTTTGATTTTTTCTTCTATTTCAACTCCGCCTATAGAAATAAAGTTGCCGATACTTTTTGATGGAATTTTAAACAAAACATCTTTTATCTACCAGATTTTTGGCAAAAGATATTCTGTATACATTGCAATCCTAGGTGTGGTTTTATTTCATATTATTTTCAAATACACTAAAATTGGGCTTAGAATTAATGCTAGTGGTGAAAATCCAGAGGTATTAGAGTCTGTTGGAGTTAGTGTAAATAAAATTAGATTTTTTTGTGTTCTTCTGAGTGGTTTTTTAGCAGGGGTTTCAGGCGCTGTTCTTACAACAGTGGTTGCATCAAGTTATGTGCAAGGGGTTACAGGTGGACAAGGTTTTATTGCTATTGTAATGTTAATTTTTGGAAAATGGACGCCTTTGGGAGTTTTAATGGGTAGTTTTTTGTTTTCATTTGTGAAAACTTTAGCAATTGTTTTAGCTCAATCGCCTTTTTTGTCTTTAATAATGTCTCCCAAAATGTTAATTATTGCTCCATATTTAATTATTGTTTTAAGTCTTATCTTTTTTTCAAAAAGAAATTATGCGCCTAAGTTTTTAGGAATACCTTATAAAAAGTATTAG
- a CDS encoding hydroxymethylglutaryl-CoA synthase, which translates to MKIGISDIRIFLPLNYLDFSVLLENPLYFSNEVLFKKINRAIDATLQKGFRFTSPNEDSVTMASSAVKLIFDNNNLDLSKIRMLLGGTETGVDHSKAISSYVFGALKQSGICLGNNFLTFQVQHACAGAAMSLHTVASVLSHSNNSEYGIVFSSDIAHYSNLTTAEITQGAGATAILIEKNPKLLSINLSEFGVYTDDVDDFFRPFGSVEAKVRGQYSVECYNNANENALKDFAFKKQLSMKDLFSNYRFVLHVPFAKMPIDSMHYILKKYYSDDESVRNAYLESIDFYDGVEAAMEVGNLYTGSIFLSLAFYLKRVFSKKNIAGEKILFCSYGSGNIMIIYELTIEKSAFDVVKLWDLDGLIKNRNNANFEEYKDFFQNKIVPGESRGFYLKELRNDGYRVYGYRA; encoded by the coding sequence ATGAAAATAGGTATTAGTGATATTAGGATTTTTTTGCCTTTAAATTATTTAGATTTTTCTGTTCTTTTGGAAAATCCTTTATATTTTTCTAATGAAGTTCTTTTTAAGAAAATCAATAGAGCAATAGATGCGACCTTGCAAAAAGGTTTTAGGTTTACCAGTCCCAATGAGGATAGTGTAACGATGGCAAGTTCGGCTGTTAAGCTTATTTTTGACAATAATAATCTTGATTTAAGCAAAATTAGAATGCTTTTGGGTGGAACTGAGACAGGCGTTGATCATTCAAAAGCAATTTCTTCTTATGTTTTTGGAGCTTTAAAGCAGTCTGGCATTTGTCTGGGAAATAATTTTCTAACTTTCCAAGTTCAGCATGCGTGCGCTGGTGCTGCTATGTCTTTGCACACTGTAGCAAGCGTTTTAAGCCATTCTAATAATTCTGAATATGGCATAGTTTTTTCTTCAGATATTGCACATTATAGCAATCTTACTACGGCTGAGATTACCCAAGGTGCTGGTGCAACTGCAATTTTGATTGAAAAAAATCCAAAGCTACTCTCGATTAATTTATCTGAATTTGGGGTTTATACCGATGATGTTGATGATTTTTTTAGGCCATTTGGAAGCGTTGAAGCTAAGGTGAGAGGTCAATATTCAGTTGAATGTTACAATAATGCAAACGAAAATGCTTTAAAAGATTTTGCTTTCAAAAAGCAACTCAGTATGAAAGATTTATTTTCTAATTATAGATTTGTTTTGCATGTTCCTTTTGCTAAAATGCCAATAGATTCAATGCATTATATTTTGAAAAAATATTACAGTGATGATGAATCTGTTAGAAATGCTTATTTAGAATCAATAGATTTTTACGATGGTGTTGAAGCTGCTATGGAAGTGGGGAATTTGTATACGGGTTCAATTTTTCTGTCTTTAGCATTTTATTTAAAAAGAGTATTTTCTAAGAAAAATATTGCGGGGGAAAAGATATTATTTTGTTCTTATGGATCTGGCAATATTATGATTATTTATGAACTTACCATTGAAAAGAGTGCTTTTGATGTTGTTAAATTATGGGATCTTGATGGGCTTATAAAAAATAGAAATAATGCAAATTTTGAAGAATATAAAGATTTTTTTCAAAATAAAATAGTTCCTGGTGAATCTAGAGGATTTTATTTAAAAGAACTAAGGAATGATGGATACCGAGTTTATGGGTATCGAGCCTAA